Proteins from one Penicillium digitatum chromosome 2, complete sequence genomic window:
- a CDS encoding putative oxidoreductase, whose product MAVLRSFVLAQSLLWSLASADASNLNPKGEGCVDPSGYLKCYENNVNTLTTCMNDAKDHCQGNEYDTCVLACGDAQLAANIGCWLTSCWNEVYSCAYQETALQYLNGADQNQGTQIPYYPAPDNAPGGCVCNLGYIWGNFTETYALHAPCQNFASDGSPSETASCQCCWDSSFLSEIIEWCPHNDLSAVDIDTMVDTFQLGYNESTDQCSILSNPSQCVTAFSLDTGASTWYNPGQLPSGFPGTEPLSDTTDAGSLTIAPDPYTFSIFPSYISVITPVPYNRKKVEATTAGTTEGTTEGTATGTAKETSTGKSDASPSKGAANRPVSPVNTEFSVWGIAMYTIVCALFGAMLIA is encoded by the exons ATGGCTGTCTTAAGATCTTTCGTCCTAGCACAATCTTTGCTCTGGTCCCTAGCCTCCGCTGATGCGTCAAACCTGAACCCCAAAGGTGAGGGCTGTGTCGACCCAAGTGGCTATCTCAAGTGTTACGAAAACAATGTGAATACACTTACGACATGTATGAATGATGCGAAGGATCATTGCCAGGGGAATGAGTACGACACATGTGTGTTGGCCTGTGGAGATGCTCAGTTGGCTGCGAACATTGGCTGTTGGTTGACTAGTTGCTGGAATGAG GTGTATTCATGCGCATACCAAGAAACAGCCCTGCAATACCTCAATGGTGCAGATCAGAACCAAGGCACCCAAATTCCTTACTATCCGGCACCGGATAATGCGCCTGGTGGATGTG TGTGCAATTTAGGTTATATTTGGGGGAACTTCACCGAGACCTATGCCCTACATGCGCCTTGCCAGAATTTTGCCTCGGATGGTTCTCCATCCGAGACGGCTAGCTGCCAGTGCTGCTGGGATTCATCCTTTTTGTCCGA GATTATCGAATGGTGCCCCCATAATGACCTCTCAGCTGTTGATATTGACACAATGGTGGACACCTTCCAGCTTGGGTATAATGAGTCCACTGACCAGTGCTCTATTCTTTCTAATCCTAGCCAATGTGTTACCGCTTTCAGCTTGGACACTGGCGCATCTACGTGGTACAATCCCGGCCAACTTCCCTCGGGCTTTCCTGGAACAGAACCTCTCTCAGATACCACTGATGCCGGAAGCCTTACTATTGCTCCGGATCCGTACACGTTCTCGATCTTCCCAAGCTATATCAGCGTCATCACGCCGGTTCCATATAACAGGAAGAAGGTCGAGGCAACAACCGCGGGAACCACTGAGGGAACCACCGAGGGAACCGCTACAGGAACCGCCAAGGAAACCTCTACGGGGAAGAGCGATGCTTCGCCTAGCAAGGGAGCTGCGAACAGACCTGTGTCACCTGTCAACACCGAATTTAGTGTCTGGGGTATAGCCATGTACACAATTGTCTGCGCTCTCTTTGGTGCAATGTTGATCGCATAG